In a genomic window of Coregonus clupeaformis isolate EN_2021a chromosome 27, ASM2061545v1, whole genome shotgun sequence:
- the LOC121541525 gene encoding acetyl-coenzyme A thioesterase isoform X2, translating to MACANGAQILGVRRGSGPVEPHKDQEIQRHWSGTVPAQGASLLGSCRGQTPAPIDVQMCQSIQPCHADHQGDLSAGQLLKWMDTIACLAAERHAGMACVTLSMDDIQFEETGRVGQVITIKSKVNRAFTTSMEVGIRVSVQDVRERVERLVCVAYSTFVGKPAGPQKVVLQPVENLCSAEEQLQHSLATERRRLRLYNEQTFSTLLQDYHALANGNGSAPGVCSRRDQLSAVSTELTRAESIELVLPPHANHHGNTFGGQIMAWMENAATVAASRLCGCFPSLRSVDMFRFRGPSSVGDRLVFKAVVNNTFNNSIEVGVRVEAYNCEEWTANKPRHINSAFLIYQLANTPGDAPAFPQVTYTSQDGERRYMSAIVRKRIRMAGKHILSCKEEAPISVLWDKSNQVYLGYNNVAALTVLAGKQDWEASSICDRICVYVHEEELLCVQVQMQVMTSALHAFTLLADLTLRPLWDTHYLSCEEVERADEEETVYHIKCPPINGGKSRDFVFLLSKRQPCKDGDPYVVALRSVTVKTVPPVEGFLRSEAKCAGFLIHSLGLNSCRVCYYNQVTSGVLPYVAGNLAGWSKSMEETASACTTFLERDLITSVF from the exons ATGGCGTGTgcgaac GGTGCTCAGATCCTGGGTGTACGCCGGGGGTCAGGCCCTGTGGAGCCCCATAAGGACCAAGAGATCCAGAGGCATTGGTCTGGCACCGTACCTGCTCAGGGTGCTTCTCTCCTGGGCTCATGTCGTGGGCAGACCCCTGCTCCTATAGACGTCCAGATGTGCCAGTCTATCCAGCCATGCCATGCCGATCACCAAGGAGACCTGAGTGCTGGGCAGCTACTCAAATGGATGGACACCATCGCATGCCTCgctg CTGAACGTCATGCTGGGATGGCGTGTGTGACACTCTCCATGGACGACATCCAGTTTGAGGAGACTGGCAG GGTTGGTCAGGTGATCACCATCAAGTCCAAAGTCAATAGAGCGTTCACCACTAGCATGGAG gtGGGAATCCGTGTGTCGGTGCAGGATGTGAGGGAACGTGTGGAGAGGTTGGTATGTGTGGCCTACTCCACCTTTGTTGGAAAGCCAGCGGGACCACAGAAGGTGGTGTTGCAGCCAGTGGAAAATCTGTGTTCTGCAGAGGAGCAGCTGCAGCATTCTCTGGCCACAGAGAGACGAAGACTCCGCCTCTACAACGAACAGACGTTCAGTACCCTGCTACAAGACTACCACGCACTAGCCAAcg GAAACGGTTCTGCCCCAGGTGTGTGTAGCAGGAGAGACCAGTTGTCTGCCGTGTCCACAGAGTTAACGCGTGCAGAGAGCATCGAGCTGGTCCTGCCTCCACATGCTAATCACCATGGCAACACCTTTGGAGGACAGATCATGGCTTGGATGGAGAATGCAGCCACAGTGGCAGCCAG tcgTCTGTGTGGCTGCTTCCCCTCTCTGAGGTCTGTAGACATGTTCCGCTTCAGAGGTCCCTCCTCTGTAGGAGACAGACTGGTCTTTAAGGCTGTGGTCAACAACACATTTAACAACAG taTCGAGGTAGGTGTCCGAGTGGAGGCCTACAACTGTGAGGAGTGGACCGCGAACAAACCGCGTCACATCAACAGTGCCTTCCTCATCTACCAGCTGGCTAACACACCTGGAGACGCACCTGCCTTCCCCCAAGTCACATACACCAGCCAGGACGGGGAGAGGAGATACATGTCTGCCATCGTAAGGAAGAGAATACGTATGGCTGGAAAGCACATCCTGTCCTGTAAGGAGGAGGCTCCTATCTCTGTCCTCTGGGATAAAAGCAACCAG GTGTATCTGGGCTATAACAATGTAGCAGCTCTGACTGTACTGGCTGGGAAACAGGACTGGGAAGCCAGCAGCATCTGTGACAGG ATCTGTGTGTATGTCCATGAGGAGGAGCTGCTTTGTGTCCAAGTTCAGATGCAGGTCATGACCTCTGCCCTACATGCCTTCACCCTATTGGCTGACCTCACACTGCGACCTCTTTGGGACACACACTACCT GAGCTGCGAGGAGGTAGAGAGGGCCGATGAGGAGGAGACAGTGTACCACATTAAATGCCCCCCCATCAATGGAGGCAAGAGCCGAGACTTTGTGTTCCTATTGTCAAAGAGACAACCCTGCAAAGATGG GGACCCCTATGTGGTGGCCCTGAGGTCTGTAACCGTGAAAACAGTTCCCCCTGTGGAGGGTTTCCTACGTAGCGAGGCCAAGTGTGCCGGGTTCCTTATCCACAGCCTGGGACTCAACAGCTGCAGG GTGTGTTACTACAACCAGGTGACGTCAGGTGTGTTGCCGTATGTAGCAGGTAACCTGGCAGGCTGGTCTAAGTCTATGGAGGAGACAGCTAGTGCATGTACCACCTTCCTTGAGAGAGACCTCATCACTAGCGTCTTCTGA
- the LOC121541525 gene encoding acetyl-coenzyme A thioesterase isoform X1, translated as MMTQSLQNGFSLENHYLQDLKGPLFVPLPAQGAQILGVRRGSGPVEPHKDQEIQRHWSGTVPAQGASLLGSCRGQTPAPIDVQMCQSIQPCHADHQGDLSAGQLLKWMDTIACLAAERHAGMACVTLSMDDIQFEETGRVGQVITIKSKVNRAFTTSMEVGIRVSVQDVRERVERLVCVAYSTFVGKPAGPQKVVLQPVENLCSAEEQLQHSLATERRRLRLYNEQTFSTLLQDYHALANGNGSAPGVCSRRDQLSAVSTELTRAESIELVLPPHANHHGNTFGGQIMAWMENAATVAASRLCGCFPSLRSVDMFRFRGPSSVGDRLVFKAVVNNTFNNSIEVGVRVEAYNCEEWTANKPRHINSAFLIYQLANTPGDAPAFPQVTYTSQDGERRYMSAIVRKRIRMAGKHILSCKEEAPISVLWDKSNQVYLGYNNVAALTVLAGKQDWEASSICDRICVYVHEEELLCVQVQMQVMTSALHAFTLLADLTLRPLWDTHYLSCEEVERADEEETVYHIKCPPINGGKSRDFVFLLSKRQPCKDGDPYVVALRSVTVKTVPPVEGFLRSEAKCAGFLIHSLGLNSCRVCYYNQVTSGVLPYVAGNLAGWSKSMEETASACTTFLERDLITSVF; from the exons ATGATGACCCAAAGCCTCCAGAATGGCTTCAGTCTGGAGAACCACTACCTCCAGGATCTGAAGGGGCCTCTATTTGTCCCTCTGCCTGCTCAGGGTGCTCAGATCCTGGGTGTACGCCGGGGGTCAGGCCCTGTGGAGCCCCATAAGGACCAAGAGATCCAGAGGCATTGGTCTGGCACCGTACCTGCTCAGGGTGCTTCTCTCCTGGGCTCATGTCGTGGGCAGACCCCTGCTCCTATAGACGTCCAGATGTGCCAGTCTATCCAGCCATGCCATGCCGATCACCAAGGAGACCTGAGTGCTGGGCAGCTACTCAAATGGATGGACACCATCGCATGCCTCgctg CTGAACGTCATGCTGGGATGGCGTGTGTGACACTCTCCATGGACGACATCCAGTTTGAGGAGACTGGCAG GGTTGGTCAGGTGATCACCATCAAGTCCAAAGTCAATAGAGCGTTCACCACTAGCATGGAG gtGGGAATCCGTGTGTCGGTGCAGGATGTGAGGGAACGTGTGGAGAGGTTGGTATGTGTGGCCTACTCCACCTTTGTTGGAAAGCCAGCGGGACCACAGAAGGTGGTGTTGCAGCCAGTGGAAAATCTGTGTTCTGCAGAGGAGCAGCTGCAGCATTCTCTGGCCACAGAGAGACGAAGACTCCGCCTCTACAACGAACAGACGTTCAGTACCCTGCTACAAGACTACCACGCACTAGCCAAcg GAAACGGTTCTGCCCCAGGTGTGTGTAGCAGGAGAGACCAGTTGTCTGCCGTGTCCACAGAGTTAACGCGTGCAGAGAGCATCGAGCTGGTCCTGCCTCCACATGCTAATCACCATGGCAACACCTTTGGAGGACAGATCATGGCTTGGATGGAGAATGCAGCCACAGTGGCAGCCAG tcgTCTGTGTGGCTGCTTCCCCTCTCTGAGGTCTGTAGACATGTTCCGCTTCAGAGGTCCCTCCTCTGTAGGAGACAGACTGGTCTTTAAGGCTGTGGTCAACAACACATTTAACAACAG taTCGAGGTAGGTGTCCGAGTGGAGGCCTACAACTGTGAGGAGTGGACCGCGAACAAACCGCGTCACATCAACAGTGCCTTCCTCATCTACCAGCTGGCTAACACACCTGGAGACGCACCTGCCTTCCCCCAAGTCACATACACCAGCCAGGACGGGGAGAGGAGATACATGTCTGCCATCGTAAGGAAGAGAATACGTATGGCTGGAAAGCACATCCTGTCCTGTAAGGAGGAGGCTCCTATCTCTGTCCTCTGGGATAAAAGCAACCAG GTGTATCTGGGCTATAACAATGTAGCAGCTCTGACTGTACTGGCTGGGAAACAGGACTGGGAAGCCAGCAGCATCTGTGACAGG ATCTGTGTGTATGTCCATGAGGAGGAGCTGCTTTGTGTCCAAGTTCAGATGCAGGTCATGACCTCTGCCCTACATGCCTTCACCCTATTGGCTGACCTCACACTGCGACCTCTTTGGGACACACACTACCT GAGCTGCGAGGAGGTAGAGAGGGCCGATGAGGAGGAGACAGTGTACCACATTAAATGCCCCCCCATCAATGGAGGCAAGAGCCGAGACTTTGTGTTCCTATTGTCAAAGAGACAACCCTGCAAAGATGG GGACCCCTATGTGGTGGCCCTGAGGTCTGTAACCGTGAAAACAGTTCCCCCTGTGGAGGGTTTCCTACGTAGCGAGGCCAAGTGTGCCGGGTTCCTTATCCACAGCCTGGGACTCAACAGCTGCAGG GTGTGTTACTACAACCAGGTGACGTCAGGTGTGTTGCCGTATGTAGCAGGTAACCTGGCAGGCTGGTCTAAGTCTATGGAGGAGACAGCTAGTGCATGTACCACCTTCCTTGAGAGAGACCTCATCACTAGCGTCTTCTGA
- the zcchc9 gene encoding zinc finger CCHC domain-containing protein 9, whose protein sequence is MTRWARANNIHKHKPAEATPWSQLRTGGGRGRGGGGGRDGGAGRGSGRPGSFGGSGGASHGPGGWGRGRGGGGDPLRRTQLGDAGIKKPCRKKKDYDNEDVNGFMEYLQSGGAGTSRRGGGAGMGGGMEGLREEVETALKKDRRREDRRIKRQDDKKSNMVCFNCRKPGHGLADCPEADRDEEMGRDICYRCGSTEHEIQRCRAKIDPALGEYPYAKCFICSKTGHLSRSCPDNPKGLYAAGGCCRVCGSVEHFQKDCPEHQAASNQVTLGWLSNNMSADHEEVHVPVKKAPPKQAKVVVF, encoded by the exons ATGACGCGATGGGCCAGAGCCAACAacattcacaaacacaaaccTGCTGAGGCAACACCCTGGAGCCAGCTTAGAACAGGAGGGGGCAGAGGacgagggggaggtggaggaagagatggaggagcaGGCAGAGGGAGTGGTCGTCCAGGCTCTTTTGGAGGTTCAGGAGGTGCTAGCCATGGTCCTGGGggttgggggagagggaggggaggagggggagacccTCTGAGGCGAACGCAGCTTGGCGATGCTGGGATTAAGAAGCCCTGTCGGAAGAAGAAAGACTACGACAATGAGGATGTGAACGGCTTCATGGAGTACCTTCAGAGTGGCGGGGCGGGAACGTCCAGGCGAGGTGGCGGAGCAGGGATggggggaggaatggagggactCAGGGAAGAGGTAGAGACAGCCCTGAAgaaagacagaaggagagaggacaggaggataaAGAGACAGGATGACAAGAAGAGCAACATG GTGTGTTTTAACTGTAGGAAGCCTGGCCACGGGTTGGCTGACTGTCCGGAGGCGGACAGAGACGAGGAGATGGGGAGGGATATTTGCTACCGCTGTGGATCCACAGAACACGAGATCCAACGCTGCCGCGCTAAAATCGATCCtgctctag gtgaatACCCGTATGCAAAGTGTTTCATCTGTAGTAAGACTGGTCACCTGTCCAGGTCCTGCCCTGACAACCCCAAAGGACTGTACGCCGCAG GAGGTTGTTGTCGTGTGTGTGGTTCAGTAGAACACTTCCAGAAGGATTGTCCTGAGCACCAGGCTGCAT CTAACCAAGTGACCTTGGGCTGGCTGTCCAATAACATGAGTGCTGACCACGAGGAAGTGCATGTGCCTGTGAAGAAAGCCCCGCCCAAACAGGCCAAGGTAGTGGTCTTCTGA